One window of the Lytechinus pictus isolate F3 Inbred chromosome 5, Lp3.0, whole genome shotgun sequence genome contains the following:
- the LOC129262369 gene encoding uncharacterized protein LOC129262369, translating into MAHQKQLNINRKLMVGIPLLFLLSLLMVLLLTQHKGTSLDLEDSAIYRRFSLDSDSLFIQNDTKMDLPCTKELNISDGTVQGIISRLNVTNDYVSLVRINLVFIDDNLPDNSEQSNPSVWHWGLGGRGKTLLHFPYDNKSLSLNTLSFGFHWVNVTIDNTGALNESYSDGCLGYTLSKVLRQVRRQLKNTGGASQDVKDDVLCKERYLSSPLFGATLIPGYSLFDLQSSSYYECWNIMNIETCDQDNCLVYPSFTIGCTIVTISFGITYILLLLALIWELWRIYSRNFNYQDEGSGESVNILRINLIPPVLLMLASNNTRHHKMFNMTYWALVYAVPFIIYFVAFLWYATRVDEYAYRSFQRGEMFTRTNAWGLDFGLANILYIDGAVVFLYFIYKYRLSDNGTQGQFIEEQYNWKSKKTRVLYYIAVVIFCFFRFSATAMLLVEIIVLTSIGIAINIRYGSPVWINIILGAFFFVANIIQFFDSYQHLFSKIHSVGTKVDRDDSLQNKIFQQTGDGSPQLQFTIESSLLRDIIRKWLPLYSHVFNTIKHIIIGIVFLVIVALIVVFIDRTTHVSSFVEYVVTTVPLVIAAAGRLGGSSLTAGGKAKNSTQDKLMKLEKDLREYAQTGEFPLPEASCGQSFYRWLSCLMCCVSEPDQQDPNQGQTQNQDPAAPAGSINQSTDPSEHSVPGNGHDDQPPTSVASVSLPQGSSKTAQSSL; encoded by the exons ATGGCTCACCAAAAGCAATTAAACATCAACAGGAAATTGATGGTAGGCATCCCTCTGTTATTTCTTCTCTCCTTGCTTATGGTACTGCTCTTAACGCAACACAAGGGGACGTCTCTGGACCTTGAGGATTCTGCCATATATCGCCGTTTTTCGTTGGACAGCGACTCGCTGTTCATCCAAAATGACACAAAGATGGACTTACCGTGCACCAAAGAGCTAAACATTTCTGATGGCACGGTGCAGGGAATCATCTCAAGACTTAATGTTACCAACGATTATGTTAGCCTAGTACGAATCAATCTCGTCTTTATCGATGACAACCTACCAGACAACTCAGAGCAGAGTAACCCATCGGTCTGGCACTGGGGGCTTGGTGGCAGGGGAAAAACCTTACTCCATTTCCCCTACGACAACAAGTCTTTGTCTCTGAACACTCTGAGCTTCGGGTTTCACTGGGTCAATGTCACAATCGACAACACTGGAGCATTAAACGAATCGTATTCCGATGGTTGCTTGGGATATACATTGTCCAAAGTCCTGCGTCAAGTTCGGCGTCAGTTGAAGAATACAGGTGGTGCTTCACAGGATGTCAAGGATGACGTCTTATGTAAAGAAAGGTATTTAAGCTCACCGTTGTTTGGGGCTACGTTGATTCCTGGTTATAGTCTCTTCGATCTGCAATCGAGCAGCTATTACGAATGTtggaatatcatgaatatagaGACATGTGATCAGGACAACTGTTTAGTTTACCCTTCGTTTACAATTGGATGTACTATcgttactatttcttttgggaTTACTTACATATTGCTCTTGTTGGCCCTCATCTGGGAATTGTGGAGGATCTACTCCAGAAATTTTAATTACCAGGATGAAGGCTCTGGAGAGTCAGTAAACATCTTACGAATCAATCTTATCCCACCTGTGTTGCTCATGCTTGCTTCAAATAACACACGGCATCACAAAATGTTCAACATGACATACTGGGCCTTGGTTTATGCTGTACCATTCATCATTTACTTTGTAGCTTTCCTGTGGTATGCCACCCGAGTTGATGAATACGCTTACAGAAGTTTCCAGCGTGGAGAGATGTTCACCCGAACCAATGCATGGGGTCTTGATTTTGGATTAGCCAACATCTTATACATTGATGGAGCTGTAGTTTTCTTGTACTTTATTTACAAGTACCGCCTTAGTGACAATGGTACTCAAGGACAATTCATTGAGGAACAATACAACTGGAAGAGTAAGAAGACGAGGGTTCTTTACTACATTGCTGTggtaattttctgttttttccgATTCTCAGCGACAGCTATGCTCTTGGTCGAAATCATTGTTTTAACCTCAATTGGAATAGCCATAAATATTAGGTATGGAAGCCCCGTCTGGATCAATATCATCCTTGGTGCATTTTTCTTTGTTGCTAACATAATTCAGTTTTTTGACAGCTACCAACACCTCTTCAGCAAGATTCACTCTGTCGGCACAAAAGTGGACCGGGATGACAGTTTGcaaaacaaaatctttcagCAGACAGGTGACGGATCTCCGCAATTACAATTCACGATAGAGTCCAGTCTCCTCCGTGACATTATCCGAAAATGGCTACCTTTGTACAGTCATGTCTTCAATACTATCAAGCACATCATCATCGGAATAGTCTTTCTTGTCATCGTCGCTCTCATTGTTGTCTTCATTGACAGAACCACTCATGTTTCTTCATTCGTCGAGTACGTTGTCACAACAGTACCTTTGGTGATTGCGGCTGCAGGGAGATTAGGAGGGAGTTCTCTTACAGCTGGTGGAAAAGCAAAGAACAGCACCCAAGACAAACTCATGAAACTCGAAAAGGATCTAAGAGAGTACGCCCAGACAG GCGAATTCCCGCTGCCTGAAGCTTCCTGTGGGCAATCGTTCTACAGATGGCTCTCCTGTCTCATGTGCTGCGTATCGGAACCAGATCAGCAGGATCCAAACCAAGGCCAAACACAGAACCAAGATCCTGCTGCTCCTGCCGGATCCATAAATCAGTCTACCGACCCGTCAGAGCATTCTGTACCCGGTAACGGTCACGATGATCAACCTCCAACTTCAGTCGCATCCGTCTCTTTACCCCAAGGTAGCTCCAAGACTGCTCAGTCTTCGCTTTAG